In a genomic window of Macaca nemestrina isolate mMacNem1 chromosome 18, mMacNem.hap1, whole genome shotgun sequence:
- the LOC105492210 gene encoding origin recognition complex subunit 6 isoform X1 has protein sequence MGSELIGRLARRLGLAEPDMLRKAEEYLRLSRVKCVGLSARTTETSSAVMCLDLAASWMKCPLDRAYLIKLSGLNKKTYQSCLKSFECLLGLNSNIGIRDLAVQFSCTEAVNMASKILKSYESSLPQTQQVDLDLSRPLFTSAALLSACKILKLKVDKNKMVATSGVKKAIFDRLCKQLEKIGQQIDREPGELAAPPRKKKKIVVEAPAKEMNKVEEMPHKPQKDEDLTQDYEEWKRKILENAANAQKATAE, from the exons ATGGGGTCGGAGCTGATCGGGCGCCTAGCCCGGCGCCTGGGCCTTGCCGAGCCCGACATGCTGAG GAAAGCAGAGGAGTACTTGCGCCTGTCCCGGGTGAAGTGTGTCGGCCTCTCTGCGCGCACCACGGAGACCAGCAGTGCAGTCATGTGCCTGGACCTTGCAGCTTCCTGGATGAAGTGTCCCTTGGACAGG GCTTATTTAATTAAACTTTCTGGTTTGAACAAGAAGACATATCAGAGCTGTCTTAAATCGTTTGAGTGTTTACTGGGCCTGAATTCAAATATTGGAATAAGAGACCTAGCTGTACAGTTTAGCTGTACAGAAGCAGTGAATATGGCATCAAAGATACTAAAAAG CTATGAGTCCAGTCTTCCCCAGACACAGCAAGTAGATCTTGACTTATCCAGGCCACTTTTCACTTCTGCTGCACTGCTTTCAGCATGCAA GATTCTAAAGCTGAAAGTGGATAAAAACAAAATGGTAGCCACATCCGGTGTAAAAAAAGCTATATTTGATCGACTGTGTAAACAACTAGAGAAGATTGGACAGCAGATCGACA GAGAACCTGGAGAATTAGCTGCTCCACCAcggaagaaaaagaagatagtGGTTGAAGCCCCAGCCAAGG AAATGAATAAGGTAGAGGAGATGCCACATAAACCACAGAAAGATGAAGATCTGACACAGGATTAtgaagaatggaaaagaaaaattttggaaaatgctgCCAATGCTCAAAAGGCTACAGCAGAGTAA
- the LOC105492210 gene encoding origin recognition complex subunit 6 isoform X2 has protein sequence MCLDLAASWMKCPLDRAYLIKLSGLNKKTYQSCLKSFECLLGLNSNIGIRDLAVQFSCTEAVNMASKILKSYESSLPQTQQVDLDLSRPLFTSAALLSACKILKLKVDKNKMVATSGVKKAIFDRLCKQLEKIGQQIDREPGELAAPPRKKKKIVVEAPAKEMNKVEEMPHKPQKDEDLTQDYEEWKRKILENAANAQKATAE, from the exons ATGTGCCTGGACCTTGCAGCTTCCTGGATGAAGTGTCCCTTGGACAGG GCTTATTTAATTAAACTTTCTGGTTTGAACAAGAAGACATATCAGAGCTGTCTTAAATCGTTTGAGTGTTTACTGGGCCTGAATTCAAATATTGGAATAAGAGACCTAGCTGTACAGTTTAGCTGTACAGAAGCAGTGAATATGGCATCAAAGATACTAAAAAG CTATGAGTCCAGTCTTCCCCAGACACAGCAAGTAGATCTTGACTTATCCAGGCCACTTTTCACTTCTGCTGCACTGCTTTCAGCATGCAA GATTCTAAAGCTGAAAGTGGATAAAAACAAAATGGTAGCCACATCCGGTGTAAAAAAAGCTATATTTGATCGACTGTGTAAACAACTAGAGAAGATTGGACAGCAGATCGACA GAGAACCTGGAGAATTAGCTGCTCCACCAcggaagaaaaagaagatagtGGTTGAAGCCCCAGCCAAGG AAATGAATAAGGTAGAGGAGATGCCACATAAACCACAGAAAGATGAAGATCTGACACAGGATTAtgaagaatggaaaagaaaaattttggaaaatgctgCCAATGCTCAAAAGGCTACAGCAGAGTAA